One Acidobacteriota bacterium DNA window includes the following coding sequences:
- a CDS encoding M20/M25/M40 family metallo-hydrolase, whose amino-acid sequence MRAAASFASLVTVVCLTSALDGHQTNPAAVPTTAAPKAPAIAPVDHNLDVRLDPPRHAVTITDQIAWPNDGKASPLSFVLNSALHITASSPKVEEVTAPAAARPVGIDQGSPVPVKRYRVTPTPGSPGLTLTYEGIIDRPLSDPKEEYTRGFRDTSGLIGPEGVYLAGSSVWYPRFNEDFVTFRLQAAAPNRWHVISQGNGTSRGVDGLARWDSGGSMDEIYLVGGPLNMFKDSAGAVETLVYLHEPDASIASKYLTATAQYIEMYRTLIGPYPYGKFALVENFWETGYGMPTFTLLGPQIIRFPFIINSSYPHEILHNWWGNSVFVDTADGNWCEGLTAYMADHLIQEQRGTADEYRRSTLQKYRDYVKTGRDFPLSEFRNRFSAATEAVGYGKALMGFHALRRNIGDDAFRTTVARFYRAFKGKRATFRDLQRTAESVSGKPLAWLFDDLITRTGAPTLQVAGPVGAGSVVAVSQQGGRFVVSGTLRQTQTGAPFVIDVPLVVQTERGTTPSLVRMDKAAQTFSVTTDSRPLALHVDPRFDIFRRLDARETPPSIGQIFGESSILAVLPSKAGAAELDGYRALLKGWQSENHAIEITSDTAISALPATKAVWLLGRTNRFAGAVFGRQHGFKSTPDAIELERETMALAGHTLVVITRHPATLEKAVGWIVADPVAAMPGLGRKLPHYGKYSYLGFEGDEPVNTIKGQWQQSDSPLRVDLRPAGQSTTALTALAPDVRKALAELPPVFSPQALRDHVAYLASPALQGRGLGTAGLEAAARYVAEQFKAYGLVPGGDGGTYFQTFTSPRGEDGQPHEVANVIGVLPGARGDWKNQSAMLCAHLDHLGLGWPDVRKGDEGKIHPGADDNASGVAVLLEMARALGSGEKPPRTIVFAAFTGEEAGRLGSKYYAEHPLFPLSAMEGVINLDTVGRLGAQALTALGTGTATEWQHIFRGASFVTGVESRSVPESIESSDQTSFIEKGVPAVQIFTAAHADYHRTTDTPDKIDVAGLVKVATFVKEGIGYLAERPEPLTNTIRPAAPAPAQPAAGGQPATARRVSFGTVPDFAFEGPGVRVSGLVPDSPAAKAGIKEGDTLLTIDGKPVANLQGFSDLLRALAPGQTVQVVISRGGNQQTVAVTLVER is encoded by the coding sequence ATGAGAGCAGCTGCTTCGTTCGCCAGCCTCGTGACCGTCGTCTGCCTGACGTCGGCCCTGGACGGCCACCAGACGAATCCAGCGGCGGTGCCGACGACGGCCGCGCCGAAAGCGCCTGCGATCGCGCCCGTCGATCACAACCTCGACGTGAGGCTCGATCCGCCCCGGCACGCCGTCACGATCACTGATCAGATCGCCTGGCCGAACGACGGCAAGGCCTCCCCGTTGTCCTTCGTGCTGAACAGCGCATTGCACATCACCGCGTCGAGCCCCAAGGTAGAGGAAGTGACTGCGCCTGCGGCCGCGCGTCCTGTCGGCATCGATCAGGGCAGCCCCGTTCCGGTGAAGCGCTATCGGGTGACGCCGACGCCGGGCTCGCCGGGGCTGACGCTCACCTACGAGGGCATCATCGACCGGCCGTTGTCGGATCCGAAGGAGGAATACACCCGCGGGTTCCGCGACACATCAGGGTTGATCGGTCCCGAGGGCGTCTACCTCGCTGGAAGCTCGGTCTGGTATCCGCGCTTCAACGAGGACTTCGTCACGTTCCGGCTGCAGGCCGCGGCACCCAACCGATGGCACGTGATCAGCCAGGGCAACGGCACGTCTCGGGGGGTTGATGGCCTGGCGCGGTGGGATTCGGGCGGGTCGATGGACGAGATCTACCTGGTCGGCGGACCGCTCAATATGTTCAAAGACTCGGCCGGCGCGGTCGAGACGCTCGTCTATCTGCACGAGCCGGACGCCTCGATCGCCAGCAAGTACCTGACGGCGACGGCACAGTACATCGAGATGTACCGGACGCTCATCGGCCCCTATCCTTACGGCAAGTTCGCGCTGGTCGAGAACTTCTGGGAGACCGGCTACGGCATGCCGACCTTCACGCTGCTCGGCCCGCAGATCATCAGGTTCCCGTTTATTATCAACTCGTCGTACCCGCACGAGATCCTTCACAACTGGTGGGGCAACTCGGTGTTTGTCGACACGGCCGACGGCAACTGGTGCGAGGGCCTCACCGCGTACATGGCCGACCACCTCATCCAGGAGCAGCGAGGCACGGCCGACGAATACCGGCGGTCGACGCTGCAGAAGTACCGGGATTACGTCAAGACCGGGCGCGACTTCCCGCTGTCCGAGTTCCGCAATCGCTTCAGCGCGGCCACCGAAGCGGTGGGCTATGGCAAGGCGCTGATGGGATTCCACGCCCTGCGGCGCAACATCGGTGATGACGCGTTCCGGACCACGGTCGCACGGTTCTACCGCGCCTTCAAGGGCAAGCGGGCGACATTCCGCGACTTGCAGCGGACGGCCGAATCGGTGAGCGGCAAGCCGCTCGCGTGGCTGTTCGACGATCTCATCACGCGCACGGGTGCGCCGACACTGCAGGTGGCCGGGCCGGTTGGCGCCGGATCAGTGGTCGCGGTGAGCCAGCAGGGCGGGAGGTTCGTCGTCTCGGGAACGCTGCGCCAGACACAGACCGGTGCCCCGTTTGTCATTGACGTGCCTCTCGTGGTCCAGACCGAGCGGGGAACGACACCCTCACTCGTGCGCATGGACAAGGCGGCGCAGACCTTCTCTGTGACCACCGACTCGAGACCGCTGGCGTTGCACGTGGACCCCCGGTTCGACATCTTCCGCCGTCTCGACGCGCGCGAAACGCCGCCGTCGATCGGCCAGATCTTCGGCGAATCGTCCATCCTCGCGGTCCTCCCGTCGAAGGCCGGCGCGGCCGAACTCGACGGCTATCGTGCGCTGCTCAAGGGATGGCAATCCGAGAACCACGCCATCGAAATCACCAGCGACACCGCGATCTCGGCGCTGCCGGCGACGAAGGCCGTCTGGCTGCTCGGTCGAACGAATCGGTTCGCCGGCGCGGTGTTCGGCCGCCAGCACGGATTCAAGTCGACGCCTGACGCGATCGAACTCGAGCGCGAGACGATGGCGCTCGCCGGCCACACGCTGGTCGTCATCACGCGCCATCCAGCCACGCTCGAAAAGGCGGTGGGCTGGATTGTGGCCGACCCGGTGGCGGCCATGCCCGGACTCGGCCGCAAACTGCCCCACTACGGCAAGTACTCGTATCTCGGGTTCGAGGGCGACGAACCCGTCAATACGATCAAAGGACAGTGGCAGCAGTCGGATTCTCCGCTTCGGGTCGATCTGCGGCCGGCGGGTCAGTCGACCACTGCCCTCACGGCACTCGCGCCGGACGTGCGCAAGGCGCTGGCCGAACTGCCGCCGGTGTTTTCGCCGCAGGCGCTCCGCGATCACGTCGCGTATCTCGCGTCACCGGCCTTGCAGGGACGCGGGCTCGGCACCGCCGGCCTCGAGGCCGCGGCCCGGTACGTCGCGGAGCAGTTCAAGGCGTACGGTCTCGTGCCGGGCGGTGATGGCGGCACGTACTTCCAGACCTTCACGTCTCCGCGGGGCGAAGACGGGCAGCCGCACGAGGTGGCCAATGTCATCGGCGTGCTCCCTGGAGCGCGCGGCGACTGGAAGAACCAGAGTGCGATGCTCTGCGCGCACCTCGATCATCTGGGCCTCGGCTGGCCCGACGTCCGCAAGGGAGACGAGGGCAAGATACATCCCGGCGCAGACGACAACGCGAGCGGTGTGGCTGTACTGCTCGAGATGGCGCGAGCGCTCGGCTCGGGCGAGAAACCGCCGCGCACCATTGTCTTCGCGGCCTTCACGGGCGAAGAAGCCGGCCGCCTCGGCTCGAAGTACTATGCGGAGCATCCGTTGTTCCCGCTCAGCGCGATGGAAGGCGTGATCAACCTCGACACGGTCGGGAGGCTCGGCGCGCAGGCGCTGACGGCACTCGGTACGGGCACCGCGACGGAATGGCAGCACATCTTCCGCGGCGCCTCGTTTGTCACGGGCGTCGAAAGCCGAAGCGTGCCGGAATCGATCGAATCCTCCGATCAGACGAGCTTCATCGAGAAGGGCGTGCCGGCGGTGCAGATCTTCACGGCGGCCCATGCCGATTACCACCGGACCACCGATACGCCGGACAAGATCGACGTGGCCGGTCTCGTCAAGGTCGCGACCTTCGTCAAGGAAGGCATCGGCTATCTGGCGGAACGCCCCGAACCTCTGACCAACACGATACGTCCGGCGGCGCCCGCGCCCGCTCAACCGGCAGCCGGGGGCCAGCCGGCAACTGCTCGGCGCGTCAGCTTCGGCACCGTGCCTGACTTCGCGTTCGAGGGCCCCGGCGTCAGGGTCAGCGGACTGGTGCCCGACTCCCCCGCCGCGAAGGCGGGCATCAAAGAGGGCGACACGTTGTTGACGATCGATGGGAAGCCGGTGGCCAATCTGCAGGGATTTTCGGATCTGCTTCGGGCGCTCGCACCAGGTCAGACGGTACAGGTGGTGATCAGCCGCGGGGGCAACCAGCAGACGGTGGCGGTGACGCTGGTGGAGCGGTAA
- a CDS encoding rhomboid family intramembrane serine protease has protein sequence MIPIRDAVPSPTRPIVTQSLVAAGAAVMLLFSVLETGQPGAPGSADLGTGGAHGPAAALWAVLSLIRPSSWFQGAVCAFALWIFGPTVEDRVGHGRFLVLYAGCAAAAAVAAAAAGGLPPTAVVLLPGAIGGVIGAHIALYPKARVLVLIPVARGLDVDVVPAVLPAGFWVVAQLATSVGRGMFLGPWSPRLALLQVAAGLLSGAAAAFLLKRPERMRVEWWSP, from the coding sequence ATGATCCCGATCCGGGACGCCGTTCCGTCGCCGACGCGCCCGATCGTGACGCAGTCGCTCGTCGCGGCGGGCGCCGCCGTCATGCTCCTGTTCAGCGTGCTGGAGACGGGACAGCCTGGAGCCCCCGGATCGGCCGATCTCGGGACCGGCGGTGCGCATGGCCCCGCCGCGGCACTCTGGGCGGTGCTCTCGCTGATCCGACCATCAAGTTGGTTTCAGGGCGCCGTCTGCGCCTTCGCCCTCTGGATCTTCGGGCCAACGGTAGAAGATCGAGTGGGACACGGCCGGTTCCTTGTCCTGTACGCCGGATGTGCGGCCGCGGCTGCAGTGGCGGCCGCCGCAGCCGGCGGCCTGCCGCCCACTGCGGTTGTGTTGCTGCCCGGTGCGATCGGCGGCGTCATCGGCGCGCACATCGCGCTCTACCCGAAGGCGCGCGTGCTGGTTCTGATTCCGGTGGCGCGGGGCCTGGATGTCGATGTCGTACCCGCCGTGCTGCCGGCCGGCTTCTGGGTGGTTGCGCAGCTGGCGACCTCTGTAGGCCGTGGGATGTTTCTCGGGCCGTGGTCGCCCAGACTGGCGCTTCTGCAGGTGGCCGCCGGACTCCTGTCAGGGGCCGCCGCCGCGTTCCTGCTCAAACGCCCCGAGCGGATGCGGGTTGAATGGTGGAGCCCTTGA